One region of Ferrimicrobium acidiphilum DSM 19497 genomic DNA includes:
- a CDS encoding glutamine synthetase family protein: protein MTEGQPPLLDEGKLHAAEARLHKHEIDAIALTYVDNAGIARVKAIPVEGLDSALRTGVGMSPVFDAFLFNDEITQSRFSGGPMGDLRLFLDLDSLALIPPMPGWALGAVDRFDQLLKPHPNCSRGFLRRQLARLGEQDVTVKMGFEIEWAISKATDGSFVPATDGSAYGLTRIVDVADYSRTLLVNLRSAGLLVEQFHPEYAPGQFEISLPALAPLAAVDRLLLAKTIIRSTGRAFGFSTSFAPVAEVNGVGNGGHVHMSATKDNLPIFGGGDGPGGLTKTGAAAIATLLDWLPGLLAIGAPSPASYLRLVPSHWAGAFQCWGIENREAALRLVAESKLVSAHNANLEIKCFDQSANPYLVAGALLAGLYASLDGGPPLPDPMASDPAGIADAVRLPQSLDESVAKLWTLAPLLDAMGPELAEAFIAVRKAELAHFASASPEQIVAETRWVY from the coding sequence ATGACTGAAGGACAGCCGCCATTGCTCGATGAAGGCAAGCTGCACGCCGCCGAGGCGAGACTACACAAGCACGAGATCGATGCAATCGCGCTGACTTACGTCGATAACGCCGGCATAGCTCGCGTCAAGGCGATTCCGGTTGAGGGTCTTGACTCCGCACTTCGCACCGGCGTCGGGATGTCACCAGTCTTTGATGCCTTCCTCTTCAACGACGAGATCACTCAATCGAGGTTCTCCGGTGGTCCCATGGGTGATCTCCGCCTCTTTCTCGATCTCGATTCACTCGCTCTCATCCCCCCGATGCCCGGCTGGGCCCTTGGCGCAGTAGACCGGTTCGATCAACTCCTCAAGCCCCACCCCAACTGCTCCCGCGGCTTCCTGCGTCGCCAGCTCGCTCGCTTAGGAGAACAGGATGTAACCGTAAAGATGGGCTTTGAGATCGAGTGGGCGATCTCGAAGGCGACCGATGGAAGCTTCGTACCGGCCACCGACGGCTCCGCCTATGGCCTCACCCGGATCGTCGATGTCGCCGACTACTCGCGTACACTGCTTGTTAACCTGAGGTCGGCTGGTCTCTTAGTTGAACAGTTTCATCCTGAGTATGCCCCCGGTCAGTTCGAGATCTCACTCCCCGCCTTGGCTCCGTTGGCTGCCGTCGATCGGCTGCTGCTTGCCAAGACGATCATCCGTTCAACTGGTCGCGCCTTCGGCTTCTCAACTTCATTCGCTCCCGTCGCCGAGGTGAATGGCGTCGGCAACGGCGGTCATGTTCACATGAGTGCGACCAAGGACAACCTACCGATCTTCGGAGGTGGAGACGGACCAGGAGGACTCACTAAGACCGGTGCTGCCGCCATCGCCACTCTGTTGGACTGGCTCCCCGGACTCCTTGCGATCGGCGCACCCTCGCCTGCGAGCTATCTCCGACTAGTGCCGAGCCACTGGGCTGGCGCCTTCCAATGCTGGGGTATCGAGAACCGCGAGGCCGCCCTCAGGCTGGTAGCGGAGTCCAAACTCGTTAGCGCCCACAACGCCAATCTAGAGATCAAGTGCTTCGATCAGAGTGCCAACCCATACCTAGTAGCAGGGGCACTGCTCGCCGGACTCTACGCCAGTCTGGATGGCGGACCACCGTTACCAGATCCGATGGCATCAGATCCGGCCGGCATCGCTGATGCTGTTCGCCTCCCTCAGTCACTCGACGAGTCGGTCGCCAAGCTGTGGACACTCGCTCCTCTGCTAGATGCGATGGGTCCCGAGCTCGCAGAGGCCTTCATCGCGGTACGCAAGGCCGAACTCGCACACTTTGCCTCCGCCTCTCCCGAACAGATCGTGGCCGAGACGCGGTGGGTCTACTAA
- a CDS encoding APC family permease: MAAQGGPKLAKSLSLWQVVGVSVALMAPSMAANINPQGSVGTVGRAVPLTFVIALVGVLFIAYVFARLTQRFHHSGSVYGFVGATLGPRAGVIAGWSLMGTYIFYGLLTAMASAIFLTALLQSLSIWSSPPGWAPFLVAAIELVGVWYLAIRPAKNGTRVLLGTELTTVALIVILSVIVLIKLIVGHGPEGQHFTMTVFEPSQSVGFSALFLGVVFGFLSFAGFEASATLGEESKHPRRDIPRAIVGTAIFGGIYFIFVTAVEVMGFGTSAHQLSTFANSGSLLGTLGSTYIASWLGNVVTLGTVVSAFGCSLASTVGASRLAYSLSRDSFGEKGIGIVNAKTGTPLRATTLVVGVILLISWISALAFGATAFDEFLWFGTIGTLIILFAYLLATIGAVVLLFFKERGSVSTWEIILPILAGVLIVYTLYRNVIPYPTGASAWFPIVSGGWIIVGVVIILSAPKLAAKVGNRLTQAEGLSLSASADTAEERGQQRAEESPPVTTD; this comes from the coding sequence ATGGCAGCTCAGGGAGGTCCAAAACTCGCCAAGAGCCTATCGTTGTGGCAGGTAGTAGGGGTTTCGGTAGCACTGATGGCACCCTCAATGGCCGCGAACATCAACCCACAGGGTTCGGTCGGAACCGTCGGGCGAGCGGTGCCGCTTACCTTCGTGATTGCGCTAGTCGGAGTGCTCTTTATCGCCTATGTCTTTGCACGACTCACGCAGCGCTTCCATCATTCAGGCTCGGTCTACGGATTTGTCGGCGCCACCCTTGGGCCGCGGGCTGGGGTGATCGCCGGGTGGTCTTTGATGGGAACCTATATCTTCTACGGACTCCTGACCGCCATGGCCTCGGCGATCTTCTTGACTGCGCTGCTCCAGAGTCTGTCGATCTGGTCATCCCCTCCTGGATGGGCGCCGTTCTTGGTGGCAGCGATTGAGCTGGTAGGGGTATGGTACTTGGCTATCAGGCCGGCCAAGAATGGAACCCGCGTGCTGCTTGGAACGGAGCTGACCACCGTCGCTCTGATCGTGATTCTCTCGGTGATAGTGCTGATCAAGCTGATAGTTGGGCATGGTCCCGAGGGTCAGCACTTTACGATGACAGTCTTTGAGCCCTCCCAGAGTGTTGGCTTCTCGGCGTTGTTCCTCGGCGTAGTCTTTGGTTTCCTCTCGTTCGCAGGGTTTGAGGCATCAGCAACGCTCGGTGAGGAGTCCAAGCACCCGCGTCGTGATATCCCTCGAGCCATCGTAGGCACTGCTATCTTTGGTGGCATCTACTTCATCTTCGTGACCGCCGTCGAGGTCATGGGATTTGGAACCAGCGCTCATCAACTCAGTACCTTCGCCAACTCTGGTTCACTCCTTGGAACACTCGGGTCGACCTATATTGCCTCCTGGCTTGGAAACGTGGTAACCCTCGGGACCGTTGTCTCCGCCTTCGGGTGTTCATTGGCCTCTACAGTAGGTGCCTCACGTCTTGCCTACTCACTATCTCGAGACTCGTTTGGGGAGAAGGGTATCGGAATCGTTAACGCCAAGACTGGAACCCCGCTGCGCGCAACCACTCTCGTCGTCGGCGTGATCTTGCTGATCTCGTGGATCTCAGCTCTCGCCTTTGGAGCTACAGCGTTCGATGAGTTTCTCTGGTTCGGAACCATCGGCACGCTGATCATCCTGTTTGCCTACCTGTTGGCGACTATCGGTGCTGTCGTGCTTCTCTTTTTCAAGGAACGTGGCTCCGTCTCCACTTGGGAGATCATCTTGCCGATTCTGGCCGGTGTCTTGATCGTCTACACCCTCTATCGCAACGTGATCCCTTATCCAACCGGAGCCTCTGCCTGGTTCCCAATCGTCTCCGGTGGTTGGATCATCGTCGGTGTCGTGATCATCCTCTCCGCGCCTAAGCTCGCAGCCAAGGTTGGTAACCGATTGACTCAGGCGGAGGGGCTTAGCCTATCGGCATCAGCGGACACAGCTGAGGAGCGCGGCCAACAGCGAGCGGAAGAGTCACCACCGGTTACGACTGACTGA
- a CDS encoding ABC transporter substrate-binding protein, which produces MRRPLKFVGLAATAAVLLAACGSSSTSSAGTSTSSNQPIKGGTAYFAEGPGASPNYIFPLTPSGNFSVNNLAQFQILMYRPLYYFGIGNKAAINYNLSIGNKPVFSNGDTTVTVTLKHYEWSNGTPVTARDVVFFMNLLKAEKANWGAYVPGAFPDNVVSTTAVNANTVVFKLNKAYSPTWFTYNELSQITPFPIAWDRTSLSQPAPSPTAANLPDTTASGVSAVYSFLNSQAKNLSTYASSPIWSVVDGPWKLSSFTTAGKAVFVPNSKYSGPDKPKLAQFVELPFTSASAEFNVLRAGNNAVTYGYIPTQDISQKPAVESLGYSIQPWIDLGFNFWPINYNNPTYGPVFRQLYFRQALEHLVDQPAWITHFLDGYAVPSYSPVPLAPSNPFANSTSKTNQYPYSIAAAKNLLTSHGWKIVNGIMTCESPGTSATECGSGVPKGRTLTFNMVYASGLTSLSQEMGAFASAAKQVGITVNLSAAPFNTVITDQPHCTSSQASCSWDMVNWGGGWEYSPDNYPTGGELFGSGPGHTGFGNYANTQANQLIAATHTAANAQAALNSYQNYMAKTLPVIYQPSAAYSISAISNKLHGVTQNPFLDLAPETWYFTK; this is translated from the coding sequence ATGCGTCGTCCACTTAAGTTTGTTGGATTAGCAGCTACTGCTGCCGTATTGCTGGCAGCGTGCGGATCCTCAAGCACTTCAAGTGCGGGTACCTCCACCTCGTCAAATCAGCCGATTAAGGGAGGCACTGCCTACTTCGCTGAGGGACCTGGCGCCTCTCCGAACTACATCTTTCCGCTCACACCCAGCGGCAACTTCTCGGTCAACAACCTGGCTCAGTTCCAGATTCTCATGTATCGGCCGCTCTACTACTTCGGCATCGGCAATAAGGCGGCGATCAACTATAACCTCTCTATAGGAAACAAGCCAGTATTTTCCAATGGTGACACTACCGTCACAGTGACCCTCAAGCACTACGAATGGTCTAACGGGACTCCAGTCACCGCTCGTGACGTCGTCTTCTTTATGAACCTGCTCAAGGCCGAAAAGGCCAACTGGGGAGCCTATGTCCCAGGAGCCTTCCCGGACAACGTCGTATCGACCACCGCCGTGAACGCAAATACCGTGGTGTTCAAGCTCAACAAGGCCTATAGCCCAACCTGGTTCACCTACAACGAGTTGAGTCAGATTACTCCGTTCCCGATAGCGTGGGATAGGACCTCGCTCTCGCAACCCGCTCCGAGTCCGACAGCGGCCAACCTCCCCGACACCACCGCCTCGGGAGTTTCAGCTGTCTACTCATTCCTCAACTCCCAGGCCAAGAACCTGTCAACCTACGCGAGCAGTCCCATCTGGTCAGTCGTTGACGGACCTTGGAAACTATCGAGCTTCACCACCGCAGGCAAGGCTGTCTTCGTCCCGAACTCCAAGTACTCGGGTCCAGATAAGCCAAAGCTTGCGCAGTTTGTTGAGCTACCGTTCACGTCAGCTTCCGCAGAGTTCAATGTCCTTCGCGCGGGTAACAACGCAGTCACCTATGGCTACATTCCGACGCAGGACATCTCACAAAAGCCTGCAGTAGAATCGCTCGGATACAGCATTCAACCCTGGATCGACCTGGGCTTTAACTTCTGGCCAATCAACTACAACAACCCCACCTACGGCCCAGTCTTCCGGCAACTCTACTTCCGGCAGGCGCTTGAGCACCTAGTCGACCAGCCTGCCTGGATCACGCACTTCCTTGACGGCTATGCGGTTCCTAGCTACTCGCCGGTTCCACTTGCACCGAGCAACCCGTTCGCGAACTCCACCTCAAAGACCAACCAGTACCCATACTCGATTGCTGCCGCGAAGAACCTCCTTACCTCTCATGGTTGGAAGATTGTGAACGGTATTATGACCTGCGAGAGTCCCGGCACATCGGCGACAGAGTGCGGAAGTGGCGTGCCCAAGGGACGTACCTTGACCTTCAACATGGTCTATGCCTCTGGCCTCACATCACTCTCCCAGGAGATGGGCGCGTTCGCCTCCGCCGCTAAACAGGTCGGCATCACTGTCAACCTCTCCGCCGCTCCCTTTAATACGGTCATCACAGACCAGCCCCACTGCACGTCGTCGCAGGCAAGCTGCTCGTGGGATATGGTCAACTGGGGTGGCGGATGGGAGTACAGCCCAGACAACTACCCGACCGGCGGTGAGTTGTTCGGCTCAGGTCCTGGTCACACTGGATTTGGCAACTATGCCAATACCCAGGCGAACCAGCTGATTGCTGCCACTCACACTGCAGCCAACGCTCAGGCAGCGCTGAACTCCTACCAGAACTACATGGCTAAGACGCTTCCTGTGATCTACCAGCCATCAGCGGCCTATAGTATCTCGGCGATCTCTAACAAGCTCCACGGGGTGACACAAAATCCATTCCTCGATCTCGCCCCAGAGACCTGGTATTTTACGAAGTAG
- a CDS encoding ABC transporter substrate-binding protein, producing the protein MPNYSPVPVVPSNPFADAQSKTDLYPYSVSAARALLTSHGFKMVNGVMTCESPGTSATECGAGVPKGRALVINLEYYSGSSSLNEEMTAYQSAAKQAGIDIILTSANGNTVFADEAPCTPSQPSCKWQMILAGTWEYSPDNYPTGGELFATGAGSNYGNYDSVTANTLIAETHTSSNSAAALDAYQNYMAKDLPDIYRPLPDAAISLISSKLGGVVQNPYLNLTPEEWYFTK; encoded by the coding sequence GTGCCTAACTACTCACCAGTACCGGTGGTGCCCAGCAATCCGTTTGCCGATGCGCAATCGAAAACAGACCTCTATCCTTACTCTGTGTCTGCAGCCAGAGCGCTCCTAACCTCTCATGGTTTTAAGATGGTCAACGGCGTCATGACCTGCGAGAGTCCGGGGACATCGGCGACAGAGTGTGGCGCAGGCGTACCGAAGGGCCGTGCTTTGGTAATCAACCTAGAGTATTACTCTGGAAGCTCCTCGCTGAACGAAGAGATGACAGCCTATCAGTCCGCAGCAAAGCAAGCTGGGATCGATATCATTTTGACTTCCGCCAATGGCAATACGGTCTTTGCTGACGAAGCTCCCTGCACACCGTCACAGCCCTCGTGCAAGTGGCAGATGATTCTTGCTGGCACCTGGGAGTACAGTCCTGACAACTACCCCACCGGGGGCGAGTTGTTTGCCACCGGCGCTGGATCGAACTACGGGAACTACGACAGCGTGACAGCCAACACGCTTATCGCCGAGACCCACACTTCTTCGAACTCAGCCGCTGCCTTGGACGCATACCAGAATTACATGGCCAAGGATCTTCCGGACATCTACCGGCCGCTTCCCGATGCCGCCATCTCGCTTATCTCGAGCAAGCTTGGAGGGGTCGTTCAGAACCCGTACCTCAATCTGACGCCAGAGGAATGGTACTTCACGAAGTAA
- a CDS encoding ABC transporter substrate-binding protein, with product MLRKSGPKATSALAVGAAAAILLAACGSTSTSTAKPSSATKGGVAYYAEAAGANPNYIFPLTPGADFSIANISQFQILMYRPLYFYGKGNKAEIDYNLSIGNPPVYSNNDKTVTVTLKHYEWSNGTPVTARDVIFWMNLLKANKTSYGAYVPGAFPDNVVSYSAPNPSTVVFQLNGSYNPTWFTYNELSQITPLPIAWDRTSLSQPAPSPNAQNLPDTTTAGAQAVYKLLNSQSQDLSTYATSPIWSVVDGPWKLTSFTTAGKAVFVPNSKYSGPVKPKLNQFVELPFTSTSAEFNVLRAGNGAITYGYLPTTSISQKSYVESIGYVVKPWVEFGFSYWNMNFNNPTFGPLFKQLYFRQALQHLVDQPAWVKSFLKGKGLCGA from the coding sequence ATGCTTAGAAAATCAGGACCAAAAGCAACTTCAGCTCTAGCGGTTGGCGCGGCGGCTGCAATATTATTAGCCGCGTGCGGCTCGACTTCGACCTCCACGGCGAAACCGAGTTCAGCCACCAAGGGTGGAGTAGCTTATTACGCCGAGGCAGCCGGCGCCAATCCAAACTATATCTTTCCGCTCACACCGGGAGCGGATTTTTCAATCGCCAACATATCCCAGTTCCAGATTTTGATGTATCGGCCGCTCTACTTTTATGGCAAGGGCAATAAAGCAGAGATCGATTACAACCTGTCGATCGGCAACCCCCCGGTGTACTCGAACAACGATAAGACCGTCACCGTCACCCTCAAGCACTATGAATGGTCAAACGGCACTCCGGTTACAGCCCGCGACGTCATCTTTTGGATGAATCTCCTAAAGGCCAACAAGACAAGCTACGGGGCCTATGTACCAGGCGCCTTCCCAGACAACGTTGTGTCTTACTCGGCACCCAACCCCTCTACCGTCGTATTCCAGCTCAACGGGTCCTATAACCCCACCTGGTTCACCTACAACGAGCTGAGCCAGATCACCCCACTCCCGATCGCTTGGGACCGAACATCACTCAGTCAACCAGCACCGAGTCCGAACGCGCAGAATCTACCGGATACGACCACGGCTGGCGCCCAAGCCGTCTACAAGCTGTTGAACTCCCAGTCTCAAGATCTCTCCACCTACGCCACCAGCCCGATCTGGTCAGTCGTGGATGGCCCTTGGAAGTTAACGAGCTTCACGACAGCCGGCAAGGCAGTCTTTGTGCCAAATAGCAAATACAGCGGGCCGGTAAAACCAAAACTCAACCAATTTGTAGAGCTACCGTTTACCTCGACATCCGCCGAATTCAATGTGCTTCGTGCCGGCAACGGTGCTATCACCTACGGCTATCTTCCCACTACAAGCATCAGCCAAAAGTCATATGTAGAGTCCATCGGCTACGTCGTTAAGCCCTGGGTAGAGTTCGGGTTTTCGTATTGGAATATGAACTTCAACAACCCGACATTTGGGCCACTTTTCAAACAACTCTACTTCAGGCAAGCTCTCCAACACTTGGTCGATCAGCCTGCTTGGGTGAAGAGCTTCCTAAAGGGTAAAGGGTTATGCGGTGCCTAA
- a CDS encoding class F sortase, with translation MRSHSRRKIDRQGRGLPTRVLALGASLAIIVGGVLTYEGIHNSPQQVIHRIIVKDHKRAVELAKAKPITNTTHLVPWNPTLPNQVATITIPALKVSAPILAEGPVNGELTIPADVHNVGWDEQTPTPGQPGVTLLAGHVNWVGQGEGAMGAIGQLVPGDQVILNWQGHETIWQVSSKPTLSPNTVAHPWLFSNHGSPTLALVTCGGPFTEIPGVGGSYADNVIVEAKPVQS, from the coding sequence ATGAGGTCGCATAGTCGCCGCAAGATAGACCGCCAAGGGCGAGGACTCCCAACCAGGGTCCTAGCCCTTGGCGCCAGCCTTGCGATCATCGTTGGAGGAGTCCTAACCTACGAAGGGATCCATAATTCCCCACAGCAGGTGATACATCGAATCATCGTCAAGGACCACAAACGAGCAGTGGAGCTAGCCAAGGCTAAGCCGATCACCAACACCACTCATCTCGTCCCCTGGAACCCAACCCTTCCCAATCAGGTAGCCACTATCACTATCCCTGCCCTTAAAGTCTCTGCTCCCATCCTCGCTGAGGGACCAGTAAATGGAGAGCTCACTATTCCGGCTGATGTCCATAACGTCGGATGGGATGAACAGACCCCTACTCCTGGTCAACCAGGAGTTACTCTGCTAGCCGGTCACGTTAACTGGGTAGGACAAGGAGAGGGAGCTATGGGAGCGATAGGTCAACTCGTCCCTGGGGATCAAGTTATCCTCAACTGGCAAGGACACGAGACCATCTGGCAAGTCAGCTCCAAGCCAACCCTCTCTCCCAACACCGTCGCCCATCCATGGCTCTTCTCCAACCATGGTTCTCCAACCCTTGCCCTTGTCACCTGTGGTGGCCCCTTCACCGAGATACCAGGCGTAGGTGGCTCCTATGCCGATAACGTTATCGTTGAAGCAAAGCCGGTGCAGTCGTAA
- the gpmA gene encoding 2,3-diphosphoglycerate-dependent phosphoglycerate mutase, with protein sequence MATLILLRHGQSTYNQENRFTGWVDVDLTPTGYEEAEKAGKLLKEAGLTPDIVLTSVLKRCIYTTDTVLRVLDRSWVPVEKSWRLNERHYGGLSGLNKAETAERFGPEQVKIWRRSYDVQPPRTSDEDHQRLMADPRYKDLRSTDVPYTEALADVLVRVMPYWETRIEPLLQDEQVVLVSAHGNSLRAMVKFLESIPDDEIVGYEIANGEPIVYELDQDNKVISKTVL encoded by the coding sequence ATGGCTACCCTGATCCTCCTCCGTCATGGACAGAGCACGTATAACCAAGAGAACCGCTTCACCGGTTGGGTCGATGTCGACCTAACACCGACCGGCTACGAAGAGGCCGAAAAGGCAGGAAAGCTCCTGAAGGAGGCGGGCCTTACGCCCGACATCGTCTTGACCTCAGTTCTGAAGCGCTGCATTTACACCACTGACACCGTCCTAAGGGTCCTTGATAGGTCGTGGGTTCCCGTCGAGAAGAGCTGGCGGTTGAATGAACGTCACTACGGTGGCCTCTCAGGGCTCAACAAGGCCGAGACCGCCGAACGTTTCGGGCCAGAACAGGTGAAGATATGGAGGCGGAGCTATGACGTGCAACCTCCTCGAACCTCGGACGAGGACCATCAACGCCTGATGGCCGACCCTCGCTATAAGGACCTTAGATCCACTGATGTTCCTTATACCGAGGCGCTCGCCGATGTCTTAGTTCGAGTGATGCCTTACTGGGAGACCCGAATAGAACCACTCCTCCAAGACGAACAGGTGGTTCTGGTTAGCGCCCACGGTAACTCGCTGCGCGCCATGGTCAAGTTCTTAGAGTCGATTCCAGATGATGAGATCGTCGGCTATGAGATAGCCAACGGCGAGCCGATTGTATACGAACTCGACCAAGACAATAAGGTGATCTCGAAAACAGTCCTGTAG